In the Arachis ipaensis cultivar K30076 chromosome B10, Araip1.1, whole genome shotgun sequence genome, one interval contains:
- the LOC107623122 gene encoding U-box domain-containing protein 17 has protein sequence MASGAIFSSLRRRRSPSLEAFLAPVDLTDVALVQTLAHVATELVTCFSDRPFFFQRKNSRSLIRKVEVFQLLLEYLSDSSGACLPPTAVLCLKELYLLLYRSKILLDYCAQSCKLWLLLQNHSISGHFHDLNQEISTLLDVFPIGDIGLSKDVREQVELLQKQSRKARLFIDKNDDALRIRFFAFFDEFESGKIPDSAELRDFYVDKLRILDARSCRSEIEGLEEQIVNHEGDIEPTISVLNGFVAMTRYCRFLIFGFEEDELALDNGGQKKIKKRLITQEIAETFMTVPKDFCCPISLDLMQDPVIISTGQTYDRSSISRWVDEGHTTCPKTGQMLAHNRLVPNRALRNLIVQWCSAHGIPLEQPEVMDPMAETFASACPSRTSLEANRATATLLIQQLANGSQAGKTVAAREIRMLAKTGKDNRAFIAEAGAIPHLRNLLSSPNAVAQENCVTALLNLSIFDKNKSRIMDEEGCLGSIVNVLRFGHTTEARENAAATLFSLSAVHDYKKRIADKTGAVEALAGLLQEGTSRGKKDAVTALFNLSTHTENCVRMIEAGAVTALVGALGNEGVAEEAAGALALIVRQPVGAKAVVKEEAAVAGLIGMMRCGTPRGKENAVAALLELCRSGGAAATERVVKAPSLAGLLQTLLFTGTKRARRKAASLARVFQRCEALHYGGLGVGYAFASNSAATRDTSFAGDVSVPMSISVPVL, from the coding sequence ATGGCTTCAGGGGCTATATTCTCGTCGCTGCGGCGGAGAAGGTCACCGTCGTTGGAAGCATTTCTGGCCCCCGTTGACTTGACAGACGTTGCACTCGTCCAAACGCTCGCTCACGTGGCCACCGAGCTCGTCACGTGCTTCTCCGATCGACCCTTCTTCTTCCAGCGCAAGAATTCCAGGTCCCTGATCCGAAAAGTCGAAGTCTTTCAGCTGCTCCTGGAGTACCTTAGCGATTCTTCAGGCGCGTGTCTTCCACCTACCGCCGTGCTCTGCCTCAAGGAGCTGTACCTGCTTCTCTATCGGTCCAAAATTCTTCTTGATTACTGTGCTCAATCGTGTAAGTTGTGGCTTTTGCTTCAGAACCATTCGATTTCTGGCCATTTCCATGATTTGAACCAGGAAATTTCAACCCTTTTGGATGTTTTCCCAATTGGGGATATTGGGTTGAGTAAGGATGTTAGGGAACAAGTTGAGCTCTTGCAGAAGCAATCAAGGAAGGCTAGGTTGTTTATAGACAAGAATGATGATGCGCTTAGGATAAGATTTTTCGCTTTTTTTGATGAATTTGAGAGTGGGAAGATTCCTGATTCTGCTGAATTGAGGGATTTCTATGTTGATAAGCTTAGGATTTTGGATGCTAGGAGTTGTAGAAGTGAAATTGAGGGTTTGGAAGAGCAGATTGTTAATCATGAAGGGGACATTGAGCCTACAATTTCTGTGCTCAATGGTTTTGTGGCGATGACGCGGTATTGCAGGTTCTTGATCTTTGGGTTTGAGGAGGATGAACTTGCTTTGGATAATGGGGGTCAGAAAAAGATCAAGAAGAGATTGATTACTCAGGAAATCGCCGAAACATTTATGACTGTTCCAAAGGACTTTTGCTGCCCAATATCATTGGATTTGATGCAAGACCCGGTGATAATTTCCACAGGGCAAACATATGATAGGAGTTCCATTTCCAGGTGGGTGGATGAAGGCCACACGACTTGTCCAAAAACAGGGCAAATGCTTGCCCACAATCGCCTTGTTCCGAACCGTGCGCTGAGGAATTTGATAGTGCAGTGGTGCTCTGCACATGGAATTCCGCTCGAACAGCCAGAAGTTATGGATCCAATGGCTGAAACTTTTGCATCAGCTTGTCCATCCAGAACTTCCCTTGAAGCCAACAGAGCCACAGCAACACTTCTCATCCAGCAGCTCGCTAATGGGTCGCAAGCCGGGAAGACTGTTGCTGCTAGGGAGATAAGAATGCTAGCCAAAACTGGTAAAGACAACCGCGCTTTCATTGCAGAAGCAGGGGCAATTCCTCATCTTCGAAATTTACTGTCATCTCCTAATGCTGTCGCTCAGGAGAATTGTGTAACTGCATTGCTCAACCTATCCATTTTCGACAAGAACAAAAGCCGGATCATGGATGAGGAAGGGTGTCTTGGATCGATTGTCAATGTCTTGAGATTCGGCCACACAACAGAAGCAAGGGAAAATGCTGCCGCGACATTGTTCAGCTTATCTGCAGTTCATGACTATAAGAAGAGGATTGCAGATAAGACGGGAGCTGTCGAAGCTTTGGCAGGATTGTTGCAAGAGGGGACTTCAAGAGGAAAGAAGGATGCTGTAACGGCTTTGTTCAATCTTTCCACTCACACCGAGAATTGTGTTAGAATGATAGAGGCAGGCGCAGTAACGGCTCTAGTTGGAGCTTTGGGGAATGAAGGAGTCGCGGAGGAAGCAGCAGGTGCCTTGGCCTTGATCGTCCGGCAGCCGGTTGGAGCCAAAGCAGTGGTGAAGGAAGAGGCAGCAGTTGCCGGATTGATTGGCATGATGCGTTGTGGAACACCAAGAGGTAAAGAGAATGCAGTTGCAGCATTGTTGGAGTTGTGCCGGAGTGGCGGTGCAGCTGCAACTGAAAGGGTGGTTAAGGCACCATCTTTGGCCGGATTACTTCAGACCTTGCTTTTTACCGGAACAAAGCGAGCCAGACGAAAGGCAGCTTCACTTGCAAGAGTGTTTCAGAGATGTGAAGCTTTACATTATGGTGGATTAGGTGTAGGGTATGCATTTGCCAGCAATTCTGCAGCAACTAGGGATACAAGCTTTGCTGGTGATGTTTCAGTGCCAATGTCCATTTCTGTCCCAGTTTTATAG
- the LOC107621764 gene encoding fasciclin-like arabinogalactan protein 11 has translation MKITKQQQQQPLFFSVKFLLLSLALTTTTLAQLPPTQPAPSPPTTTAPSPGFSTVPLVPVSPSGAPIAAAPKAPTIDIIQILKKAKRFSVLIRLLETTQLINQLNSQLVTSGSGGLTLFAPEDTAFSKLKPGFLNSLSDRKKVELLQFHTLSSFISISNFDTLTNPVQTQAGDDPQRLQLNVTTYGGSQVSMTTGAVNASITGTVYTDSKLAIYQVDKVLLPLDVVLPAKAPAPAPGKAKADKTKPSSSSSSSSGEGKASPTEGSSNGGESKGMWMGVVLVVVVGVTTIIG, from the coding sequence ATGAAGATcacaaaacaacaacaacaacaacctctCTTCTTTTCTGTCAAATTTCTACTGCTATCACTAGCACTCACCACCACCACCTTAGCCCAACTCCCCCCAACCCAGCCCGCTCCATCTCCGCCTACAACCACCGCACCATCCCCAGGATTCAGCACAGTCCCCCTTGTACCGGTTTCACCAAGCGGCGCACCCATCGCAGCGGCCCCAAAAGCCCCCACCATTGATATAATCCAAATCCTGAAGAAAGCAAAAAGATTCTCCGTCCTCATCCGCCTACTGGAAACCACACAACTCATCAACCAGCTCAACTCGCAGCTCGTAACTTCTGGTTCTGGAGGGTTAACCCTCTTTGCACCCGAAGATACCGCCTTCTCAAAACTCAAACCAGGGTTCTTGAACTCCCTGAGtgacagaaagaaggtggagtTGTTGCAGTTCCACACGCTCTCTTCCTTCATCTCTATCTCCAACTTCGACACGCTAACCAACCCGGTGCAGACGCAGGCCGGCGACGACCCTCAGAGGCTTCAGCTCAACGTAACCACCTACGGCGGCAGCCAGGTCAGCATGACCACCGGCGCCGTCAATGCCTCCATCACCGGAACCGTTTACACAGACAGCAAACTCGCCATATACCAGGTGGACAAAGTGCTTCTCCCTCTGGACGTAGTGCTTCCCGCCAAGGCTCCGGCACCGGCGCCAGGGAAGGCTAAGGCTGACAAAACCAAGCCATCCTCGTCGTCGTCGTCATCCTCCGGTGAAGGGAAGGCTTCGCCCACAGAAGGTTCATCAAATGGTGGTGAATCGAAGGGAATGTGGATGGGTGTTGTTCTTGTTGTCGTTGTTGGAGTGACTACTATAATAGGTTGA
- the LOC107624186 gene encoding fasciclin-like arabinogalactan protein 12 — translation MKQSIIFSLLLVLLSPIFSTITLAQSPAAAPKPPTKPKPAPAAPAAAPVKPLVPSLPQSPTSDTSSGEDIVKILRKAKNFNTMIRLFKTTQIINQVNAQLVTSKTGGLTIFAPDDGAFSNLKAGFFNSLSDRQQKALIQFHVLPVYVSSSNFDSLSNPVLTLASDSPNGYQLNVTAYGNSVNISTGVVNATLTGIVYSDKVLAIYHVDKVLIPLDFSKPKPIAPAPALAISPKADKDNSTAEDTDQGDSTKENSGALKLLGVQGTMLVSIGVAFAAALTIFS, via the coding sequence ATGAAGCAAAGTATCATCTTTTCACTTCTTTTAGTACTACTTTCTCCCATATTTTCCACCATCACTTTAGCACAATCACCTGCTGCAGCTCCTAAACCCCCAACAAAACCAAAACCTGCACCAGCAGCACCAGCTGCAGCGCCAGTGAAGCCATTAGTCCCATCACTTCCACAGTCACCTACATCCGATACTTCTTCGGGCGAAGACATCGTCAAGATCCTAAGGAAAGCGAAGAACTTCAACACAATGATCCGTTTATTCAAGACCACCCAAATCATCAACCAAGTCAATGCACAACTGGTGACATCAAAGACCGGAGGCTTAACCATCTTCGCACCGGACGATGGTGCCTTCTCTAATCTCAAAGCAGGGTTCTTCAACTCCCTAAGCGATCGCCAACAAAAGGCATTGATACAATTCCATGTTCTTCCAGTTTATGTATCAAGCTCCAATTTTGATTCTCTTAGCAACCCTGTTTTGACTCTGGCCAGTGATAGCCCCAATGGTTACCAACTTAATGTGACTGCATATGGTAACAGTGTGAATATCTCAACTGGGGTAGTGAATGCAACACTCACAGGGATTGTTTACTCTGATAAGGTGCTTGCTATTTACCATGTTGATAAGGTGCTTATTCCCTTGGATTTCTCTAAGCCTAAGCCTATAGCTCCGGCACCGGCTTTGGCCATATCGCCGAAAGCTGATAAGGATAACTCCACTGCAGAAGATACTGATCAGGGAGATTCAACAAAGGAGAATTCTGGGGCATTGAAGTTGCTTGGTGTGCAAGGAACAATGTTGGTGTCAATTGGTGTTGCTTTTGCTGCAGCACTAACGATTTTCAGTTGA
- the LOC107622890 gene encoding protein STICHEL-like 4 isoform X1 has product MTRAVRNRVLKDANGDVSDHLRNHIHLTNCIHLKNHMHKNSPILADRSLMRDLVVLQRSRSLRDPSASPQSWNSPSVVDMLFKKVENDVMLHGGRRSVGGERRKEGRRLSGTSPPLVSIGTSRVAPGDASRGNDGVPATSERSSKSGIGDGKRVGREESGRKSDRPDYVDVSQEQHLSQAAKTLSEDVASRHSESKGRKKHKGKNVRDVQVKTLSEQLNDIPLDSDDLASSNIHFRGRFPRQEKIIEEAEASVRGHGSRVKRRKFRSARRARVATASRDTGAENELSVASNSLAHGSAHQRYHSEEADEFLDGNVTRAPKNGCGIPWNWSRIHHRGKTFLDMAGRSFTCGLSDSRLRKGLNGNGRNISEMPVASEHSGSSTKSDAEAMPLLLDASGSTENACWSHDYSGELGLFGDNLFNRDIDSDLASEARSGDQHKLRGSRHGRHQSLTQKYMPRTFRDMVGQSLVSQALSNAVMRRKVGLLYVFYGPHGTGKTSCARIFARALNCNSSEHPKPCGFCNYCMAHDMGKSRNIREVGPVSNFDFESIMDLLDHMIVSQLPSQYRVFIFDDCDTLSVDCWNAISKVIDRAPRRVVFILVSSSLDVLPHIIISRCQKFFFPKLKDGDIIYTLQLIATKEGLDIDKDALKLIASRSDGSLRDAEMTLEQLSLLGQRISVPLVQELVGLISDEKLIDLLDLALSADTVNTVKNLRVIMETGVEPLALMSQLATVITDILAGTYDFTKERRRRKFFRRQPLSKEDMEKLRQALKTLSEAEKQLRMSNDKLTWLTAALLQLAPDQQYVMPTSSDNSFNHSPLDLNNSGVREATRINGNPVEISSKARQLSVDSRLENFHAGHSANGMTKDPSTEKRRLSVSASATQQTYSHMANKSRMNERQILSKNHKGIEEMWLEVLERIQVTGLREFLYKEGKLISVSFGAAPTVQLMFSSQMTKSTAEKFTGHILQAFESVLGTSVTIEIRCESTRDAGSAVQLPLTLPATDDSSSQIRELSGVSVARAHPRGEIIEEAASPAEHKNDAQQVDAHATSYRSVEGSSIGQASASQRNPIVKSHLDRRKLREQGQSKSIVKTKVSLAHVIQQAESQRSGWSKRKAVSIAEKLELENLKLEPRSRSLLCWKASRATRQKLSRLKIRTRKPRALLKLVSCGRCLSSKSPR; this is encoded by the exons ATGACTAGGGCTGTCCGCAATAGGGTACTCAAGGATGCGAATGGTGATGTCAGTGATCATCTACGCAATCACATACATTTAACAAATTGCATTCACTTGAAGAACCACATGCACAAGAACAGCCCTATCCTGGCTGATAGGTCCCTCATGAGGGACCTTGTTGTGCTTCAGAGGTCACGTTCACTCAGGGACCCTTCGGCCAGCCCTCAATCATGGAACTCACCTTCTGTGGTTGATATgcttttcaaaaaggttgaaaaTGATGTCATGCTCCATGGAGGAAGAAGGTCTGTGGGCGGGGAGCGCAGGAAGGAAGGGAGGAGGTTGTCCGGAACCTCGCCACCCTTGGTGAGCATAGGTACATCAAGAGTTGCTCCAGGTGATGCTAGTAGAGGCAATGATGGGGTGCCAGCAACTAGTGAGCGTAGTAGCAAGAGTGGAATTGGGGATGGGAAGAGAGTTGGGAGAGAAGAATCTGGTAGAAAGAGTGATAGGCCTGATTATGTGGATGTTAGTCAAGAACAGCATCTAAGTCAAGCTGCCAAAACTTTGTCTGAAGATGTTGCTTCAAGGCACTCTGAATCTAAAGGGAGAAAGAAACATAAAGGGAAAAATGTTCGAGATGTTCAAGTTAAGACCCTTTCTGAACAGCTTAATGATATTCCGTTGGATAGTGATGATTTAGCATCATCAAACATCCATTTTCGTGGAAGGTTTCCTAGACAAGAGAAAATCATTGAGGAGGCAGAAGCCAGTGTGCGTGGTCATGGAAGTCGGGTAAAGAGGCGTAAATTTCGAAGTGCAAGAAGAGCTCGGGTGGCTACAGCATCAAGAGATACTGGTGCTGAGAATGAATTGTCTGTGGCCTCCAACTCATTAGCTCATGGTTCAGCCCACCAGAGATATCACTCAGAGGAGGCTGATGAGTTCCTAGATGGAAATGTTACCAGGGCTCCAAAAAATGGTTGTGGTATTCCATGGAATTGGTCCAGGATTCATCATAGAGGTAAAACATTCCTTGACATGGCAGGGAGAAGTTTTACTTGTGGTTTATCTGACTCAAGGTTAAGGAAAGGGTTAAATGGCAATGGAAGAAATATTTCTGAAATGCCTGTGGCATCTGAGCACTCAGGATCATCTACTAAATCTGATGCAGAGGCAATGCCTTTATTACTTGATGCATCTGGGAGCACTGAAAATGCTTGTTGGTCCCATGACTATTCCGGGGAACTTGGTCTTTTTGGTGATAACTTGTTCAACCGTGATATTGATTCTGACCTTGCTTCTGAAGCTAGATCTGGTGACCAACATAAGTTGAGAGGGAGTCGTCATGGTAGACATCAAAGCTTAACACAAAAGTATATGCCGCGAACCTTCAGAGATATGGTTGGACAGAGTTTAGTGTCACAAGCTCTTTCGAATGCTGTAATGAGGAGAAAAGTTGGATTGTTGTATGTGTTTTATGGTCCCCATGGCACCGGAAAAACTTCCTGTGCCCGCATATTTGCCAGAGCATTGAATTGTAACTCTTCGGAACACCCGAAACCTTGTGGCTTTTGCAATTATTGCATGGCACATGATATGGGCAAGAGTAGAAATATAAGGGAAGTTGGCCCAGTCAGTAATTTTGACTTTGAGAGCATCATGGATCTTCTTGACCATATGATTGTATCCCAGCTCCCATCACAGTACAGAGTGTTCATTTTTGATGACTGTGATACTTTATCAGTGGATTGTTGGAATGCCATATCAAAGGTCATTGATCGAGCACCTAGACGTGTGGTTTTTATCCTTGTCAGTTCTAGTCTTGATGTCCTGCCTCATATAATAATATCCAGGTGTCAAAAATTCTTTTTTCCAAAGCTGAAGGATGGAGATATTATATATACATTGCAGTTGATTGCAACCAAGGAAGGTCTAGATATTGATAAGGATGCCTTGAAACTCATCGCATCAAGATCTGATGGATCGTTGAGAGATGCTGAGATGACCCTTGAACAACTTAGTTTGCTTGGGCAGAGAATATCTGTTCCTCTTGTTCAGGAACTG GTAGGGCTTATCTCTGATGAGAAATTGATTGATCTACTTGATTTGGCATTATCTGCTGACACAGTCAATACTGTGAAGAATTTGAGGGTGATCATGGAAACTGGTGTTGAGCCATTAGCTTTAATGTCACAGCTCGCCACAGTAATAACTGATATACTTGCTGGGACATATGACTTCACAAAAGAAAGGCGAAGAAGAAAGTTCTTCCGGAGACAGCCGT TGTCTAAAGAAGACATGGAAAAGCTTCGCCAAGCACTAAAAACATTATCTGAGGCTGAAAAGCAGTTGAGGATGTCCAATGATAAGCTTACGTGGTTGACAGCTGCATTGCTTCAACTTGCTCCTGACCAACAATATGTGATGCCTACTTCATCTGATAATAGCTTCAACCATAGTCCCCTAGATCTAAACAATTCTGGTGTGAGAGAAGCAACCAGAATAAATGGAAACCCTGTTGAAATTTCCAGCAAAGCAAGGCAATTATCAGTAGATTCTAGATTAGAAAACTTCCATGCGGGACACTCAGCTAATGGTATGACAAAGGATCCTAGTACAGAGAAAAGAAGACTCAGTGTGTCTGCTTCTGCCACTCAACAAACTTATTCCCATATGGCCAACAAGAGTAGAATGAATGAAAGGCAGATATTGAGTAAAAACCATAAAGGTATTGAAGAGATGTGGTTAGAGGTTCTTGAGAGGATTCAAGTTACTGGACTGAGAGAATTTTTGTATAAAGAAGGCAAGCTGATCTCTGTCAGTTTTGGAGCAG CTCCAACTGTGCAGCTAATGTTTAGTTCTCAAATGACCAAATCCACGGCTGAGAAGTTCACAGGTCACATTTTACAAGCATTTGAATCTGTCCTTGGAACATCTGTAACGATAGAAATTAGATGCGAGTCAACTAGAGATGCAGGCTCAGCTGTTCAACTTCCTCTTACATTGCCTGCTACTGATGATAGTTCGTCACAAATTAGAGAATTAAGTGGTGTCAGTGTCGCTCGAGCTCATCCAAGGGGTGAAATCATAGAAGAAGCAGCTTCTCCAGCAGAGCACAAGAATGATGCACAGCAAGTTGATGCTCATGCAACATCTTACAGAAGTGTAGAAGGTTCAAGTATAGGGCAAGCATCAGCTTCCCAAAGAAATCCAATAGTTAAGTCTCACTTGGACCGCAGAAAGCTTAGGGAACAAGGTCAAAGTAAAAGTATTGTAAAAACTAAGGTATCTCTTGCTCATGTAATCCAGCAGGCGGAAAGCCAGCGAAGTGGGTGGTCGAAACGCAAAGCAGTTTCCATTGCTGAAAAGCTTGAACTAGAGAATCT GAAACTGGAACCAAGATCAAGGAGCTTACTTTGCTGGAAAGCATCAAGAGCAACCCGTCAGAAG CTGTCCCGCTTGAAAATTCGAACCCGAAAACCAAGAGCATTGCTGAAGTTAGTCTCATGTGGGAGATGTCTCTCTTCAAAATCTCCAAGATAG
- the LOC107622890 gene encoding protein STICHEL-like 4 isoform X2 codes for MTRAVRNRVLKDANGDVSDHLRNHIHLTNCIHLKNHMHKNSPILADRSLMRDLVVLQRSRSLRDPSASPQSWNSPSVVDMLFKKVENDVMLHGGRRSVGGERRKEGRRLSGTSPPLVSIGTSRVAPGDASRGNDGVPATSERSSKSGIGDGKRVGREESGRKSDRPDYVDVSQEQHLSQAAKTLSEDVASRHSESKGRKKHKGKNVRDVQVKTLSEQLNDIPLDSDDLASSNIHFRGRFPRQEKIIEEAEASVRGHGSRVKRRKFRSARRARVATASRDTGAENELSVASNSLAHGSAHQRYHSEEADEFLDGNVTRAPKNGCGIPWNWSRIHHRGKTFLDMAGRSFTCGLSDSRLRKGLNGNGRNISEMPVASEHSGSSTKSDAEAMPLLLDASGSTENACWSHDYSGELGLFGDNLFNRDIDSDLASEARSGDQHKLRGSRHGRHQSLTQKYMPRTFRDMVGQSLVSQALSNAVMRRKVGLLYVFYGPHGTGKTSCARIFARALNCNSSEHPKPCGFCNYCMAHDMGKSRNIREVGPVSNFDFESIMDLLDHMIVSQLPSQYRVFIFDDCDTLSVDCWNAISKVIDRAPRRVVFILVSSSLDVLPHIIISRCQKFFFPKLKDGDIIYTLQLIATKEGLDIDKDALKLIASRSDGSLRDAEMTLEQLSLLGQRISVPLVQELVGLISDEKLIDLLDLALSADTVNTVKNLRVIMETGVEPLALMSQLATVITDILAGTYDFTKERRRRKFFRRQPLSKEDMEKLRQALKTLSEAEKQLRMSNDKLTWLTAALLQLAPDQQYVMPTSSDNSFNHSPLDLNNSGVREATRINGNPVEISSKARQLSVDSRLENFHAGHSANGMTKDPSTEKRRLSVSASATQQTYSHMANKSRMNERQILSKNHKGIEEMWLEVLERIQVTGLREFLYKEGKLISVSFGAAPTVQLMFSSQMTKSTAEKFTGHILQAFESVLGTSVTIEIRCESTRDAGSAVQLPLTLPATDDSSSQIRELSGVSVARAHPRGEIIEEAASPAEHKNDAQQVDAHATSYRSVEGSSIGQASASQRNPIAESQRSGWSKRKAVSIAEKLELENLKLEPRSRSLLCWKASRATRQKLSRLKIRTRKPRALLKLVSCGRCLSSKSPR; via the exons ATGACTAGGGCTGTCCGCAATAGGGTACTCAAGGATGCGAATGGTGATGTCAGTGATCATCTACGCAATCACATACATTTAACAAATTGCATTCACTTGAAGAACCACATGCACAAGAACAGCCCTATCCTGGCTGATAGGTCCCTCATGAGGGACCTTGTTGTGCTTCAGAGGTCACGTTCACTCAGGGACCCTTCGGCCAGCCCTCAATCATGGAACTCACCTTCTGTGGTTGATATgcttttcaaaaaggttgaaaaTGATGTCATGCTCCATGGAGGAAGAAGGTCTGTGGGCGGGGAGCGCAGGAAGGAAGGGAGGAGGTTGTCCGGAACCTCGCCACCCTTGGTGAGCATAGGTACATCAAGAGTTGCTCCAGGTGATGCTAGTAGAGGCAATGATGGGGTGCCAGCAACTAGTGAGCGTAGTAGCAAGAGTGGAATTGGGGATGGGAAGAGAGTTGGGAGAGAAGAATCTGGTAGAAAGAGTGATAGGCCTGATTATGTGGATGTTAGTCAAGAACAGCATCTAAGTCAAGCTGCCAAAACTTTGTCTGAAGATGTTGCTTCAAGGCACTCTGAATCTAAAGGGAGAAAGAAACATAAAGGGAAAAATGTTCGAGATGTTCAAGTTAAGACCCTTTCTGAACAGCTTAATGATATTCCGTTGGATAGTGATGATTTAGCATCATCAAACATCCATTTTCGTGGAAGGTTTCCTAGACAAGAGAAAATCATTGAGGAGGCAGAAGCCAGTGTGCGTGGTCATGGAAGTCGGGTAAAGAGGCGTAAATTTCGAAGTGCAAGAAGAGCTCGGGTGGCTACAGCATCAAGAGATACTGGTGCTGAGAATGAATTGTCTGTGGCCTCCAACTCATTAGCTCATGGTTCAGCCCACCAGAGATATCACTCAGAGGAGGCTGATGAGTTCCTAGATGGAAATGTTACCAGGGCTCCAAAAAATGGTTGTGGTATTCCATGGAATTGGTCCAGGATTCATCATAGAGGTAAAACATTCCTTGACATGGCAGGGAGAAGTTTTACTTGTGGTTTATCTGACTCAAGGTTAAGGAAAGGGTTAAATGGCAATGGAAGAAATATTTCTGAAATGCCTGTGGCATCTGAGCACTCAGGATCATCTACTAAATCTGATGCAGAGGCAATGCCTTTATTACTTGATGCATCTGGGAGCACTGAAAATGCTTGTTGGTCCCATGACTATTCCGGGGAACTTGGTCTTTTTGGTGATAACTTGTTCAACCGTGATATTGATTCTGACCTTGCTTCTGAAGCTAGATCTGGTGACCAACATAAGTTGAGAGGGAGTCGTCATGGTAGACATCAAAGCTTAACACAAAAGTATATGCCGCGAACCTTCAGAGATATGGTTGGACAGAGTTTAGTGTCACAAGCTCTTTCGAATGCTGTAATGAGGAGAAAAGTTGGATTGTTGTATGTGTTTTATGGTCCCCATGGCACCGGAAAAACTTCCTGTGCCCGCATATTTGCCAGAGCATTGAATTGTAACTCTTCGGAACACCCGAAACCTTGTGGCTTTTGCAATTATTGCATGGCACATGATATGGGCAAGAGTAGAAATATAAGGGAAGTTGGCCCAGTCAGTAATTTTGACTTTGAGAGCATCATGGATCTTCTTGACCATATGATTGTATCCCAGCTCCCATCACAGTACAGAGTGTTCATTTTTGATGACTGTGATACTTTATCAGTGGATTGTTGGAATGCCATATCAAAGGTCATTGATCGAGCACCTAGACGTGTGGTTTTTATCCTTGTCAGTTCTAGTCTTGATGTCCTGCCTCATATAATAATATCCAGGTGTCAAAAATTCTTTTTTCCAAAGCTGAAGGATGGAGATATTATATATACATTGCAGTTGATTGCAACCAAGGAAGGTCTAGATATTGATAAGGATGCCTTGAAACTCATCGCATCAAGATCTGATGGATCGTTGAGAGATGCTGAGATGACCCTTGAACAACTTAGTTTGCTTGGGCAGAGAATATCTGTTCCTCTTGTTCAGGAACTG GTAGGGCTTATCTCTGATGAGAAATTGATTGATCTACTTGATTTGGCATTATCTGCTGACACAGTCAATACTGTGAAGAATTTGAGGGTGATCATGGAAACTGGTGTTGAGCCATTAGCTTTAATGTCACAGCTCGCCACAGTAATAACTGATATACTTGCTGGGACATATGACTTCACAAAAGAAAGGCGAAGAAGAAAGTTCTTCCGGAGACAGCCGT TGTCTAAAGAAGACATGGAAAAGCTTCGCCAAGCACTAAAAACATTATCTGAGGCTGAAAAGCAGTTGAGGATGTCCAATGATAAGCTTACGTGGTTGACAGCTGCATTGCTTCAACTTGCTCCTGACCAACAATATGTGATGCCTACTTCATCTGATAATAGCTTCAACCATAGTCCCCTAGATCTAAACAATTCTGGTGTGAGAGAAGCAACCAGAATAAATGGAAACCCTGTTGAAATTTCCAGCAAAGCAAGGCAATTATCAGTAGATTCTAGATTAGAAAACTTCCATGCGGGACACTCAGCTAATGGTATGACAAAGGATCCTAGTACAGAGAAAAGAAGACTCAGTGTGTCTGCTTCTGCCACTCAACAAACTTATTCCCATATGGCCAACAAGAGTAGAATGAATGAAAGGCAGATATTGAGTAAAAACCATAAAGGTATTGAAGAGATGTGGTTAGAGGTTCTTGAGAGGATTCAAGTTACTGGACTGAGAGAATTTTTGTATAAAGAAGGCAAGCTGATCTCTGTCAGTTTTGGAGCAG CTCCAACTGTGCAGCTAATGTTTAGTTCTCAAATGACCAAATCCACGGCTGAGAAGTTCACAGGTCACATTTTACAAGCATTTGAATCTGTCCTTGGAACATCTGTAACGATAGAAATTAGATGCGAGTCAACTAGAGATGCAGGCTCAGCTGTTCAACTTCCTCTTACATTGCCTGCTACTGATGATAGTTCGTCACAAATTAGAGAATTAAGTGGTGTCAGTGTCGCTCGAGCTCATCCAAGGGGTGAAATCATAGAAGAAGCAGCTTCTCCAGCAGAGCACAAGAATGATGCACAGCAAGTTGATGCTCATGCAACATCTTACAGAAGTGTAGAAGGTTCAAGTATAGGGCAAGCATCAGCTTCCCAAAGAAATCCAATA GCGGAAAGCCAGCGAAGTGGGTGGTCGAAACGCAAAGCAGTTTCCATTGCTGAAAAGCTTGAACTAGAGAATCT GAAACTGGAACCAAGATCAAGGAGCTTACTTTGCTGGAAAGCATCAAGAGCAACCCGTCAGAAG CTGTCCCGCTTGAAAATTCGAACCCGAAAACCAAGAGCATTGCTGAAGTTAGTCTCATGTGGGAGATGTCTCTCTTCAAAATCTCCAAGATAG